One Brassica napus cultivar Da-Ae chromosome A1, Da-Ae, whole genome shotgun sequence genomic region harbors:
- the LOC106415449 gene encoding transcription factor LUX gives MGEEVRMKEVSGDGERVMEWEKGLPSDEDLASLSYSLVPSNLAMAFSITPEKSRTIQDVNRASETTFSSLRGGSPGPNTSSSTNLGVAAAEEEEEEDRVGSSSPGSDSKKQKISEEEGDSGTELKRARLVWTPQLHKRFVDVVAHLGIKNAVPKTIMQLMNVQGLTRENVASHLQKYRLYLKRMHGFTSEGPSSSDKLFSSTPVPPQSFQDQGSASAGAPSMMQMPVYAHHMGMQGYHHQNHAHDPYHQNHHRGSGAPANPYMMQQNKFGSMASYPPVGGGSANEN, from the coding sequence ATGGGAGAGGAAGTGAGGATGAAGGAAGTTTCGGGCGACGGAGAAAGGGTAATGGAATGGGAGAAGGGGCTACCAAGCGACGAAGATTTGGCGTCGCTCTCGTACTCTCTTGTCCCTTCGAATCTCGCGATGGCTTTCAGCATAACCCCGGAGAAGAGCCGTACCATCCAGGACGTGAATCGTGCTTCGGAGACGACCTTCTCGTCGCTGCGCGGCGGATCTCCCGGTCCCAACACCTCTTCGTCCACCAACCTCGGCGTcgcggcggcggaggaggaggaggaggaagatcgAGTAGGATCGAGCAGTCCCGGGTCGGATTCCAAGAAACAAAAGATATCGGAGGAGGAAGGAGATTCGGGAACTGAACTGAAACGGGCGCGTTTGGTGTGGACGCCGCAGCTGCACAAGAGATTCGTGGATGTCGTGGCTCACTTGGGCATTAAAAACGCAGTGCCGAAGACGATCATGCAGCTGATGAACGTCCAAGGATTGACTCGAGAGAACGTCGCGTCCCACCTCCAGAAGTACAGGCTCTACCTCAAACGGATGCACGGATTCACTTCGGAAGGTCCCTCTTCTTCCGATAAGCTCTTCTCCTCAACCCCTGTGCCTCCACAGAGCTTCCAAGACCAAGGGAGTGCATCTGCCGGAGCGCCCTCGATGATGCAGATGCCAGTCTATGCGCACCATATGGGTATGCAAGGGTATCATCACCAGAATCACGCTCATGATCCTTATCATCAGAACCATCATCGCGGAAGTGGCGCACCTGCAAATCCGTATATGATGCAGCAGAACAAGTTCGGATCCATGGCGTCTTATCCTCCTGTCGGGGGTGGAAGCGCTAATGAGAATTAA
- the LOC111200395 gene encoding uncharacterized protein LOC111200395 isoform X1: MFSVSCFIGMDYQFPKRIIEEGAETKIDKINNTCRRTILGTLKVVLRDEYQEVLKDPVFGPILAIVENKLIYSGKVIHSFICKQLKVSKLHELWFLFAKRPLRFSMQEFYAVTGLKFKEEPDVDFNNWKSDKGFWSTVLKENKKINLLVIRDELLKVCKEWTYVDRVRLVYLCIIHGFLIAKDLRVFIPHEFIRLVMDFEKMRMYPWGLRAYDELLASIFKAREDVHLKNSYVLDGFSYAFQIWIMEAIPDIGSMVGKKIKNNVTKVRCRNWKGSGKVSYQDITSLESNFDKGELFPFISSTGSLDATDNAEFFREDEKNDERVNRIVALISAKQDWKQFTWEVETLPPNIELSDAEEDVEVENVTETPVEEPTVVEEEPGVVTKRGKRKLIDPGVESRKKQLLCKRAAEHNSVVSGDMKTFIEGLFNSSFNSFKELLQKDIQERFDKVDNEMAQLKATVSQITGPSVFVGRDLASEIPCPSATLGKEQEKSSQSPGPSGAKGKGKGKASVSVDPPPLRRSPRPVRKVTKT, from the exons ATGTTTTCTGTTTCATGTTTTATAGGAATGGATTACCAGTTTCCAAAACGCATTATTGAAGAAGGAGCTGAGACCAAGATTGATAAGATTAACAACACCTGTAGACGCACGATTCTGGGGACGCTGAAGGTGGTTCTCAGGGATGAGTATCAAGAAGTTTTGAAAGACCCTGTCTTTGGTCCGATTCTGGCAATAGTAGAGAACAAGCTTATTTACTCAGGGAAGGTTATTCACAGCTTCATATGCAAGCAGCTCAAGGTTTCCAAGCTTCACGAATTGTGGTTTCTATTTGCAAAGAGGCCTCTCAGGTTTTCTATGCAAGAGTTTTATGCTGTGACTGGATTGAAGTTCAAAGAAGAACCCGACGTAGACTTCAATAACTGGAAGAGTGATAAAGGGTTCTGGAGCACTGTGCTGAAGGAAAATAAGAAGATCAACTTGTTGGTTATAAGGGATGAGCTCCTTAAAGTCTGTAAGGAGTGGACGTATGTGGACAGGGTGCGACTAGTGTATCTGTGTATTATACATGGATTCCTCATTGCTAAGGATTTGAGAGTGTTTATCCCTCACGAGTTCATCCGTTTGgtgatggattttgagaaaatgagGATGTATCCTTGGGGTCTTCGCGCGTATGATGAGCTGCTTGCATCAATATTCAAGGCAAGGGAAGATGTGCATCTGAAGAACAGCTATGTGTTGGATGGATTCTCATATGCGTTTCAGATATGGATTATGGAGGCAATCCCAGACATCGGTTCTATGGTGGGTAAAAAGATCAAAAACAATGTGACGAAAGTGAGATGTAGGAATTGGAAAGGAAGTGGAAAAGTATCATATCAAGATATCACCAGCCTAGAGTCCAACTTTGATAAG GGAGAGTTGTTCCCGTTTATATCATCTACTGGGAGCTTGGATGCAACTGATAATGCTGAGTTCTTTAGGGAAGATGAGAAGAATGACGAAAGAGTCAATCGCATTGTTGCTCTGATCAGTGCCAAACAAGACTGGAAGCAATTCACTTGGGAAGTTGAGACTCTGcctccaaatatagagttatCTGACGCAGAAGAGGATGTTGAAGTTGAAAATGTCACAGAAACACCTGTGGAGGAACCGACTGTTGTTGAAGAGGAACCGGGTGTTGTTACAAAAAGGGGCAAGCGTAAGCTTATTGATCCTGGTGTCGAGTCTCGAAAGAAACAACTTCTTTGTAAAAGGGCGGCTGAACATAACAGTGTTGTCTCCGGTGATATGAAGACCTTCATTGAAGGTTTGTTCAACTCTTCTTTCAATTCTTTTAAGGAGCTGCTGCAGAAGGATATACAAGAGCGTTTTGACAAGGTCGACAATGAGATGGCTCAACTGAAGGCAACAGTGTCGCAGATTACGGGTCCTTCAGTTTTTGTGGGACGAGACCTAGCCTCTGAGATTCCCTGTCCTTCTGCAACACTTGGGAAAGAGCAAGAGAAATCATCACAGAGTCCGGGTCCTTCAGGAGCAAAGGGAAAAGGCAAAGGCAAGGCATCTGTGAGTGTTGATCCTCCTCCGCTTCGTCGTAGCCCTCGGCCAGTAAGAAAGGTAACCAAAACATGA
- the LOC111200395 gene encoding uncharacterized protein LOC111200395 isoform X2 gives MDYQFPKRIIEEGAETKIDKINNTCRRTILGTLKVVLRDEYQEVLKDPVFGPILAIVENKLIYSGKVIHSFICKQLKVSKLHELWFLFAKRPLRFSMQEFYAVTGLKFKEEPDVDFNNWKSDKGFWSTVLKENKKINLLVIRDELLKVCKEWTYVDRVRLVYLCIIHGFLIAKDLRVFIPHEFIRLVMDFEKMRMYPWGLRAYDELLASIFKAREDVHLKNSYVLDGFSYAFQIWIMEAIPDIGSMVGKKIKNNVTKVRCRNWKGSGKVSYQDITSLESNFDKGELFPFISSTGSLDATDNAEFFREDEKNDERVNRIVALISAKQDWKQFTWEVETLPPNIELSDAEEDVEVENVTETPVEEPTVVEEEPGVVTKRGKRKLIDPGVESRKKQLLCKRAAEHNSVVSGDMKTFIEGLFNSSFNSFKELLQKDIQERFDKVDNEMAQLKATVSQITGPSVFVGRDLASEIPCPSATLGKEQEKSSQSPGPSGAKGKGKGKASVSVDPPPLRRSPRPVRKVTKT, from the exons ATGGATTACCAGTTTCCAAAACGCATTATTGAAGAAGGAGCTGAGACCAAGATTGATAAGATTAACAACACCTGTAGACGCACGATTCTGGGGACGCTGAAGGTGGTTCTCAGGGATGAGTATCAAGAAGTTTTGAAAGACCCTGTCTTTGGTCCGATTCTGGCAATAGTAGAGAACAAGCTTATTTACTCAGGGAAGGTTATTCACAGCTTCATATGCAAGCAGCTCAAGGTTTCCAAGCTTCACGAATTGTGGTTTCTATTTGCAAAGAGGCCTCTCAGGTTTTCTATGCAAGAGTTTTATGCTGTGACTGGATTGAAGTTCAAAGAAGAACCCGACGTAGACTTCAATAACTGGAAGAGTGATAAAGGGTTCTGGAGCACTGTGCTGAAGGAAAATAAGAAGATCAACTTGTTGGTTATAAGGGATGAGCTCCTTAAAGTCTGTAAGGAGTGGACGTATGTGGACAGGGTGCGACTAGTGTATCTGTGTATTATACATGGATTCCTCATTGCTAAGGATTTGAGAGTGTTTATCCCTCACGAGTTCATCCGTTTGgtgatggattttgagaaaatgagGATGTATCCTTGGGGTCTTCGCGCGTATGATGAGCTGCTTGCATCAATATTCAAGGCAAGGGAAGATGTGCATCTGAAGAACAGCTATGTGTTGGATGGATTCTCATATGCGTTTCAGATATGGATTATGGAGGCAATCCCAGACATCGGTTCTATGGTGGGTAAAAAGATCAAAAACAATGTGACGAAAGTGAGATGTAGGAATTGGAAAGGAAGTGGAAAAGTATCATATCAAGATATCACCAGCCTAGAGTCCAACTTTGATAAG GGAGAGTTGTTCCCGTTTATATCATCTACTGGGAGCTTGGATGCAACTGATAATGCTGAGTTCTTTAGGGAAGATGAGAAGAATGACGAAAGAGTCAATCGCATTGTTGCTCTGATCAGTGCCAAACAAGACTGGAAGCAATTCACTTGGGAAGTTGAGACTCTGcctccaaatatagagttatCTGACGCAGAAGAGGATGTTGAAGTTGAAAATGTCACAGAAACACCTGTGGAGGAACCGACTGTTGTTGAAGAGGAACCGGGTGTTGTTACAAAAAGGGGCAAGCGTAAGCTTATTGATCCTGGTGTCGAGTCTCGAAAGAAACAACTTCTTTGTAAAAGGGCGGCTGAACATAACAGTGTTGTCTCCGGTGATATGAAGACCTTCATTGAAGGTTTGTTCAACTCTTCTTTCAATTCTTTTAAGGAGCTGCTGCAGAAGGATATACAAGAGCGTTTTGACAAGGTCGACAATGAGATGGCTCAACTGAAGGCAACAGTGTCGCAGATTACGGGTCCTTCAGTTTTTGTGGGACGAGACCTAGCCTCTGAGATTCCCTGTCCTTCTGCAACACTTGGGAAAGAGCAAGAGAAATCATCACAGAGTCCGGGTCCTTCAGGAGCAAAGGGAAAAGGCAAAGGCAAGGCATCTGTGAGTGTTGATCCTCCTCCGCTTCGTCGTAGCCCTCGGCCAGTAAGAAAGGTAACCAAAACATGA
- the LOC106413129 gene encoding uncharacterized protein LOC106413129 produces MTCWLGYFEFKTDDDDMFDFLKNLSQSSNYVDKGTQESLQDAVGNLSQASHVKGFDPSQKIKDDEPAEWITPLSSFKPPNWKPPTLKDEELLEDRVHDIDHSLVFVPEDAWAKIIEWSSTSKELKIGPSMLTSVLAARVMGPTEWLLNHEIDAMMYLFTERTTLRRWEPTKVAFMSCMFSNQMKTSFEEFRKDKKKFKVSELLHRYGIGELPPHGRTGLMWDLDVTRMYVPLNVGKHWISMCVNFVSRSIEVFDCEGLKYNKEVEPFAILIPRIVKCVHSSKSRQQLTVKQYTVSYAPMPYLLNKSSSDCGVYALKHIECHLLGLDFSLVNDSNIREARQKIVYDLWEAANDPELILRMAQYIPPKLITNPLVELD; encoded by the exons ATGACATGTTGGCTTGGCTATTTT GAATTTAAAACTGATGACGATgacatgtttgattttttgaaGAATTTGTCACAATCATCGAACTATGTAGATAAGGGGACGCAAGAATCTTTACAAGACGCCGTGGGAAACCTTTCTCAAGCATCACATGTTAAAGGCTTTGATCCCTCACAAAAAATCAAGGACGACGAACCAGCAGAATGGATTACTCCACTGTCTTCATTTAAGCCTCCGAATTGGAAACCACCAACTCTGAAAGATGAGGAATTACTTGAGGACCGGGTGCATGACATTGATCACTCACTAGTGTTTGTCCCTGAGGATGCATGGGCCAAAATAATTGAGTGGTCCTCAACTTCCAA GGAACTGAAAATTGGACCTTCTATGTTAACAAGTGTGTTAGCAGCACGCGTCATGGGACCTACAGAATGGCTTTTGAATCAC gAAATTGATGCTATGATGTACTTATTCACTGAGAGGACTACTTTGCGACGATGGGAACCAACAAAAGTAGCATTCATGAGCTGCATGTTCAGTAATCAAATGAAGACCTCTTTCGAAGAGTTTCGGAAGGACAAGAAGAAATTCAAAGTATCAGAATTGCTTCACCGGTACGGCATTGGTGAACTTCCACCACACGGACGAACAGGACTGATGTGGGATCTTGACGTCACACGCATGTATGTGCCTCTTAATGTCGGTAAACACTGGATCTCTATGTGTGTCAACTTTGTTTCTCGGTCGATAGAGGTCTTTGACTGTGAGGGATTGAAATACAACAAGGAAGTAGAGCCATTTGCCATTCTCATCCCTAGAATTGTCAAATGTGTTCACTCTTCAAAGAGTCGGCAGCAACTCACGGTCAAGCAGTATACTGTCAGTTACGCCCCAATGCCCTACTTACTAAACAAGAGTAGCAGTGATTGTGGAGTATATGCCTTGAAGCACATTGAATGTCATCTTCTAGGCTTGGACTTCTCTCTGGTGAATGACAGCAACATTCGAGAAGCGCGCCAAAAGATTGTTTACGACCTATGGGAAGCTGCCAATGATCCTGAACTTATTTTGAGAATGGCACAATACATTCCACCGAAGTTGATCACAAATCCTCTAGTGGAACTTGATTGA
- the LOC106413130 gene encoding uncharacterized protein At4g04775-like, producing the protein MNHSEGIPSRCWCGKGIVTYVSKTKENPYRRFFRCEIGIQRKNENHIFKWVDEALLDEIQRMDEHQTRISEEIEDLRSSMKKTVEEEVMKHKNSIDVGCLGSILTILCLWSKRD; encoded by the exons ATGAATCACAGTGAAGGAATCCCTTCCAGATGCTGGTGTGGGAAGGGGATTGTCACATATGTTTCAAAAACCAAAGAGAACCCATACAGACGGTTCTTCAGATGCGAGATTGGTATACAG AGAAAGAACGAAAACCATATTTTTAAGTGGGTAGACGAGGCTCTGTTAGATGAGATTCAGAGGATGGATGAGCATCAGACgagaattagcgaggaaattgaAGATCTGAGAAGTTCCATGAAGAAGACAGTTGAGGAGGAAGTTATGAAACATAAGAATTCGATCGATGTAGGTTGTTTAGGATCCATTCTCACTATTTTATGTCTCTGGTCCAAACGTGATTGA
- the LOC106415833 gene encoding uncharacterized protein LOC106415833, which yields MKINVYASCGLWKSSLNNGWGFLVDEAKGGRLLTLDTSSSFENLKVMVCEDFGIDINMVNIELSYLPSDLINSIYSPPVIITSERQVQNFLTYVKNKASTQLCVSTQASNIAEGGTESHNREEAPMESDDSSDMDSEEDVEVPDTEDDKECDKEKINEDGVRFSLVDVVKKGQSFTSKTLLKATFEICAMKNNFDYVVVRSDKKVWYIRCSDDDCTWRVRAEGLTGSSYFIIKKYVPDHSCAASNRKGSVRTVSAKTVGTLIMHKYETAKEGPRSDDIIQYMRMVHGVEISYSLAWDAREYAINAVKGIPEKGYEKIPKYLHMMKEANPGSHTFYERDTKGRFKFLFISFGQSVRGFYAAIRKVIVVDGTFLKSKFKGVLLVATALDGNSSLYPIAFGIVDSENDLAWNWFMRQLNMVIADDHSLAFVSDRNSSIAKAIARVYPQAHHGICIHHLLNNVVTYFSGKGVAGLVAKASKAYRAADFRKVFTAIFAISPEIGQYLIDADVRKWARCQFPGYRYDMRTTNPAESINAALRTPREFPVIPLLDSIREMMTRWFFKRRTLSSKHSKPLTIAVEKKIDRRIEKGKTFKVFPVSDHRFLVQGDTFDCSVDLVRRTCSCGKFDLMKIPCRHAIKAGFSVGIRPHTLTDDMYTTASWRSAYEESINPISVPEDTWKVPSHVEKSKMLPPESRRAAGRRKKRRYETAEDKIRSSQGTQRSTVRKCSRCGIEGHNRRTCDRAI from the coding sequence ATGAAGATTAACGTATATGCTTCATGTGGGTTGTGGAAATCGTCTCTGAACAATGGATGGGGATTTCTTGTCGATGAAGCAAAAGGAGGCAGGTTACTTACTTTGGACACAAGTTCAAGCTTTGAAAACCTAAAGGTTATGGTGTGTGAAGACTTTGGAATTGATATTAACATGGTCAATATCGAGCTGAGTTATTTACCTTCTGATTTGATCAATAGCATCTACTCACCCCCTGTTATCATCACCAGTGAAAGACAAGTTCAAAATTTTCTGACATATGTAAAGAACAAAGCTTCGACGCAGTTGTGTGTGAGTACTCAAGCCTCTAACATAGCGGAAGGAGGTACGGAGTCGCATAATAGAGAGGAAGCGCCAATGGAGTCCGACGATTCAAGTGATATGGATTCAGAAGAAGATGTTGAGGTACCTGACACTGAAGATGACAAAGAGTGTGACAAAGAGAAGATCAATGAAGATGGTGTTCGCTTTTCTTTGGTGGATGTTGTGAAGAAGGGTCAATCTTTTACTTCCAAAACACTTTTGAAGGCAACATTCGAAATATGTgcaatgaaaaataatttcgACTACGTGGTTGTCAGATCGGATAAAAAAGTGTGGTATATTCGTTGCTCAGATGATGATTGCACCTGGCGTGTTCGTGCAGAGGGCTTAACAGGCTcatcgtattttatcatcaaaaagTATGTACCTGATCATTCATGTGCTGCATCCAATAGGAAGGGTTCTGTTAGGACAGTTTCTGCAAAAACAGTGGGCACTTTGATTATGCATAAGTATGAAACTGCTAAAGAAGGACCGAGATCGGATGACATAATCCAGTATATGCGTATGGTACATGGAGTTGAGATATCCTATTCTTTGGCATGGGATGCCCGTGAATATGCAATCAACGCAGTGAAAGGTATTCCAGAGAAAGGTTACGAAAAAATTCCTAAATACTTGCATATGATGAAGGAAGCTAATCCAGGCTCACACACGTTTTATGAAAGGGATACAAAAGGGAGATTCAAATTCCTCTTCATCTCGTTTGGTCAGAGTGTTCGCGGTTTCTATGCTGCAATTCGAAAAGttattgtggtggatgggacgTTTTTGAAGAGCAAATTCAAAGGAGTCTTACTAGTTGCTACTGCATTAGATGGAAACTCGAGTTTATATCCTATTGCCTTTGGAATTGTTGACTCAGAGAATGACCTCGCGTGGAACTGGTTTATGAGACAACTTAATATGGTCATTGCTGACGACCATTCTTTAGCTTTTGTGTCTGATAGGAATTCCTCAATTGCTAAAGCTATTGCGAGAGTGTATCCGCAAGCTCATCATGGAATTTGCATTCACCACTTGCTGAATAATGTTGTAACATATTTCAGCGGAAAAGGTGTGGCTGGTTtggttgcaaaggcttctaaagCTTATCGAGCCGCTGATTTTCGTAAGGTCTTCACTGCTATTTTTGCTATTAGTCCTGAAATTGGTCAGTATCTCATAGATGCCGATGTGAGGAAGTGGGCTCGTTGTCAGTTTCCGGGTTACAGATATGATATGAGGACTACTAACCCTGCGGAGTCGATAAATGCAGCTTTGCGTACGCCTAGAGAGTTTCCAGTGATACCTTTGTTGGACAGCATTAGGGAAATGATGACTCGATGGTTTTTCAAGCGTAGAACTTTAAGTTCTAAGCATTCGAAGCCACTGACCATTGCcgtggagaagaagattgaCAGAAGGATTGAGAAGGGTAAAACATTTAAGGTGTTTCCAGTTAGCGATCATCGGTTTTTAGTTCAAGGTGACACTTTCGACTGCTCGGTAGACTTGGTCAGACGCACGTGTTCTTGTGGGAAATTCGATCTGATGAAAATCCCATGCAGGCACGCCATAAAAGCAGGCTTCAGTGTTGGAATAAGACCACACACACTCACAGACGACATGTACACTACTGCCTCATGGCGCTCGGCTTATGAAGAAAGCATAAATCCTATTAGCGTCCCTGAAGATACATGGAAAGTTCCATCTCATGTGGAGAAGTCGAAAATGCTTCCTCCAGAGAGTAGACGAGCTGCGGGTAGGAGAAAGAAACGCAGATACGAGACAGCCGAAGACAAGATCCGTTCGTCACAAGGAACTCAACGCTCTACAGTTCGGAAATGCAGTCGATGTGGGATTGAAGGTCACAATAGGAGAACATGTGATAGAGCAATATAG